Below is a window of Cupriavidus sp. MP-37 DNA.
GGACAAGATCAAGGAGGAGGTGCTGGCCAAGTGGACCCCCGACAAGGTCGAGGAGGTCACCGGCGTGCCCGAGGCGCAGGTCTACCTGGTGGCCGAGACCATGGCCAAGAACCGGCCCAGCACGCTGGTGTGGTGCATGGGCCAGACCCAGCACACCATCGGCAACGCGATGGTGCGCGCCTCGTGCATCGTGCAGCTGGCGCTGGGCAATATCGGCGTGTCGGGCGGCGGCGCCAACATCTTCCGCGGCCACGATAACGTGCAGGGCGCCACCGACGTGGGGCCCAACCCCGATTCGCTGCCGGGCTACTACGGCCTGGCCACCGGCGCGTGGAAGCACTACGCGGCGGTCTGGGGCGTGGACTACGAATGGATCAAGAAGCAGTTCGTGTCGCAGGCGATGATGGAGAAGTCCGGCACCACGGTGTCGCGCTGGATCGATATCGTCACCGAGAAAAACGAGCTGATCGACCAGGACAACAACGTGCGCGGCGTGTTCTTCTGGGGCCATGCCCCGAACTCGCAGACGCGCGGGCTGGAGATGAAGAAAGCCCTCGACAAGCTCGACCTGCTGGTGGTGGTGGACCCGTATCCGTCGGCGACCGCGGCGATGGCCAACATGCCGCCGGCCGAAGGCGACAAGGTCAACCCCAACCGCGCGGTATACCTGCTGCCCGCCGCCACGCAGTTCGAGACCTCGGGCTCGTGCACGGCTTCGAACCGCTCGCTGCAATGGCGCGAGAAGGTGATCGAGCCCTTGTTCGAGTCGATGCCCGACCACACCATCATGCAGGCCTTCGCCGACAAGCTCGGCTTCGGCAAGGAGCTGTCGAAGAACTACAAGATGATCGAGGTCAAGCGGGCCGGCCGGACCTGGATGGAGCCGGAGCCGGAATCGATCCTGCGCGAGATCAACGCCAGCAACTGGACCATCGGCTACACCGGCCAGTCGCCCGAAAGGCTGAAGGCGCACATGCGCAATATGCAGATGTTCGACGTCAAGACGCTGCGCTGCAAGTCGGGCAAGGACCCGGTCACCGGCTACGACCTGACCGGCGACTACTTCGGGCTGCCGTGGCCGTGCTATGGCACGCCGGAGCTGAAGCACCCGGGCTCGCCCAACCTGTACGACACCACCAAGCATGTGATGGACGGCGGCGGCAACTTCCGCGCCAACTTCGGCGTGGAGCGCGATGGCGTCAACCTGCTGGCCGAGGACGGCTCGCACTCGCTGGGCGCGGAGATCACCACCGGCTATCCCGAGTTCGACCACGTGCTGCTGAAGAAGCTGGGCTGGTGGGACGACCTGACCGATGCCGAGAAGGCCAAGGCCGAGGGCAAGAACTGGAAGACCGACCTGTCCGGCGGCATCCAGCGCGTGGTGCTGAAGAACCATGGCTGCCATCCGTTCGGCAACGCCAAGGCGCGCGCGGTGGTGTGGAACTTCCCGGACCCGATCCCGCAGCACCGCGAGCCGCTGTACTCCACGCGTCCCGACATGGTCGCCAAGTATCCGACCCACGACGACAAGATGGCGTTCTGGCGGCTGCCGACGCTGTACAAGTCGGTGCAGCAGCGCAACCTCGAGAACAAGGTGGCCGAGAAGTTCCCGATCATCCTGACCTCCGGGCGGCTGGTCGAGTACGAGGGCGGTGGCGAGGAAACCCGTTCCAACCCGTGGCTGGCCGAACTGCAGCAGGAGAACTTCGTCGAGATCAACCCGCGCGCCGCGTCCGACCGCGGCATCCGCAACGGCGACTACTGCTGGGTCAAGACCCCGACCGGCGCCACGCTGAAGGTGCGCGCGCTGGTGACCGAGCGGGTCGGGCCCGATACCGCCTTCATCCCGTTCCACTTCTCGGGCTGGTGGCAGGGCAAGGACCTGAAGGACTACTACCCCGAAGGGGCGATGCCGGTGGTGCGTGGCGAAGCGGTCAACACCGCCACCACGTATGGCTATGACTCGGTGACGATGATGCAGGAAACCAAGACCACCATTTGCCAGATCGAGCGGTTTGCCTAAGCGCAGAGGAACACCATGGCACGCATGAAATTTATCTGTGACGCCGAGCGCTGCATCGAGTGCAACAGCTGCGTCACTGCCTGCAAGAACGAGCACGAGGTGCCCTGGGGCGTCAACCGGCGCCGCGTGGTCACGGTCAACGACGGCATGGTCGGCGCCGAGAAATCGATCTCGGTGGCCTGCATGCACTGCTCGGACGCCCCCTGCATGGCGGTCTGCCCGGTCGACTGCTTCTACCGCACCGAGGACGGCGTGGTGCTGCACGACAAGGACGTCTGCATCGGCTGCGGCTACTGCTCCTATGCCTGTCCGTTCGGCGCGCCGCAGTTTCCGTCGACCGGCACCTTCGGCGTGCGCGGCAAGATGGACAAGTGCACCTTCTGCGCCGGCGGTCCGGAGAAGAACGGCTCGGAAGCCGAGTTCGAGAAGTACGGCCGCAACCGGCTCGCCGAAGGCAAGCTGCCGCTGTGCGCCGAGATGTGCTCGACCAAGGCGCTGCTGGGCGGCGACGGCGACGTGATTGCCGACATCCTGCGCAACCGCGTGATCAAGCGCGGCACCGGCGGCGACGTGTTCGGCTGGGGCACGGCCTACGGCAATGCCCAGGCCCAGGCCGGCGCCAAGCCCGGGGCACCGGCGCAGCAGCCCGCGCCGGCACCGGCCGCGCCCGCCGCGCCGGCCGCGCCGGCAGCCACGGCACCCGCAGGAGGAAAAGCGTCATGAACCGCATCCGCGTCGTTGCACTGGTGTCGCTGTGCGGCGTGCTGCTGGCAGCGTGCGGCGAGAAGCCGCAGACCATCGGCCCGTCGCACCGCAAGGCCGACGCCCAGGCGTTCCAGGGGGCCCCGGACGATCCGTTCGTGGCCAAGGGCTGGACCGCCGGCGACCGGACCAGCTGGAACAACCAGATCCGCCAGCGCACCCAGTTGCAGAACGAGTACAACCGGGTGCAATGAGCGCGCCGCCGTGTGGACTTCCCGCCAGCCGGGAACTGAAGGAGGGGCTATGACGCCGTCGCACAATCGATGCCGCGCCGGAGGCTGGCGTGGCTGGCTGGCCGCCGGCGCGCTCGCCCTGGCGGCTGTGGCCGGCAATGCCGCCGCGCAGGCTCCGGCACCCGCGCCCGGGCCGTCGACCGGACCGGCGACAGCATCGGCCAATGCCGACGCCAATAACCCGGCCACGCATCCGGCGCAGCCGCTGGCCGGCATTGCTTCCGAGAACATCTTCAACATCCCGCCGCGCGACATCGCCGCCGAGGCCAGGTCGCAGCAGCAGCGCAGCGTCACGCAGCCGGGCAACAATGCGCCGATGTGGCGCGAGGTCAATTCCGACCAGCGCCACTACAGCAGCCTGCCCGACAAGGAAGCCGGGGTGCTGATCCAGCGCACCGGCCAGTCGTGGCGGCTGTTCCGCAACGGCGTCATCACGGTCTGGGGCGGCTGGCTGCTGCTGATCGTGCCGGTGGCGATCCTCGGCTTCTTCCTGTGGCGCGGCACCATCCCGCTGCGCACGCCGAAAACCGGCCGCATGATCGAGCGCTTTACCCCGCTCGAGCGCATCGTGCACTGGACCATGGCGATTTCCTTCGTGGTGCTGGCGGTGTCGGGCATCGTGATGCTGCTGGGCAAGCATTTCCTGCTGCCGCTGATGGGCCATATGCTGTTCGGCTGGCTCAGCTACATCCTGAAGAACCTGCACAACGTGGTGGGGCCGATCTTTACGCTGTCGGTGATCGTCGCCTTCGTGGTGTTCCTGCGCGACAACCTGCCCAGCCGCGACGACCTCCGCTGGGTCACCAGCCTGGGTGGGCTGGCCTCGGGCAAGCATGTGCCGAGCGGGCGCTTCAACGCCGGCGAGAAAATGTGGTTCTGGGTGGGTGTGTTCGTGTTCGGGCTGGTGCTGTCGGCGTCGGGCTGGGTGCTCGACATGATCGTGCCCGGCATGGACTACTACCGCGCCACCATGCAGATCGCCAACGTGATCCACGGCATCTCGGCGGTGCTGATGATTGCGATGGCGTGCGGCCATATCTATATGGGCACCATCGGCATGGAAGGCGCCTACCGCGCCATGCGCGATGGCTGGGTCGACGAGGCCTGGGCCAAGGAGCACCACGAGCTCTGGTACGACGACATCAAGTCCGGCAAGATCCCGGCGCAGCGTTCGGCCAGCCCGGATGCCGCCGCGGCCCGGCCGGCACGGCAGAGTCCCGGCGAAGCCTGAAGCGCGCCACGAGCGGGCCCCACGACACAGCAGGAATCCACGACGATGACACGTATCCTGACACTGATCGCCGTAGCCGCCGGGGCCGCCTGCACGGCCTTCGCCCCGGCTGCGCTGGCCAAGCTGCCCGCGCCGACCGAGGCCCAGCAGGCCAAGGCCGCCGAGACCAGGGCGCGCACCGCCTGGTCCGACAAGGTCGCGGCCTACCAGCTGTGCCGCGCCCAGGACAAGATCGCCGGGCGCTACCTGGCCGACCGCAAGACGCACGGGCAGCAGGCGCGCGAGCCGGTGCAGACCGCCGCCTGCGCCGATCCGGGACCGTTCGTGGCCCCGGCCCCCGCCATCGCCAGCACCGCCGGTGCCCCCGCGGCAGGCGCGGTACAATCGCCGGCAAAGGCGCCGTAACTCCCGCCCCGCGCATGCCGCTCGGGGCTTCACCCGCAGCCCCGAGTCCCTCGTCATGACCTTGCGTCCCGAGCTTACCCAGGCAGCCGTTCCCCTGATCGAAGAGGTTGAAGTCGTCGACGAGCAAGGACGCGTGCGCGCGGCCTACCTGCCGGGCGAGCGGCCGCTGACGGTCTATCTCGACAAGCGCGAGCTGGTCACGCTGATGACGCTGGGCGGCGCGCCCGAGCACCTGGTGCTGGGCTACCTGCGCAACCAGCGCCTGGTGGAATCGATCGAGGACATTGCCGCGGTGCAGGTCGACTGGGAAACCGAGTCCGCCGCGGTGACCACCCGCACCGGCGTCGACCGCATCGAGGAACGCACCGCGCGCCGCGTGGTGACCACGGGCTGCGGCCAGGGCACCGTGTTCGGCTCGCTGCTGGACGAGGTCGACAGCATCCGGCTGCCGGTCGGCGCCATGCTGGACCAGGACACCCTGTACGGCATCATCGACACCATCCGGCTGCAGCAATCGGTGTACAAGCAGGCCGGCTCGGTGCATGGCTGCGCGCTGTTCCAGGGCACCGAGCTGCTGATGTTCGTCGAGGACGTCGGCCGCCACAATGCGGTCGATGCCATTGCCGGGCGCATGTGGCTGGAAGGCATGAGCGGTGGCGACAAGATCTTCTACACCACCGGACGCCTGACTTCCGAAATGGTGATCAAGGGCGCGCAGATGGGCATCCCGTTCCTGCTGTCGCGCTCGGGCGTGACGCAGATGGGCTACCAGATGGCCCGGCGCGTCAACCTGACGCTGTTCGCGCGCTGCACCGGCAAGCACTTCCTGCTCTATACGGGGCGGGAGCGCTTCCGCCACCGCCAGCCCGAAGACGTCGTGGCGTAGCGGTCACTCGCTCGCCAGCCTCCCAGGCTTGAAGGACGTGCGCCGAATGGTTGTACAATGCGGCGCACTCCGAGCCGTCTATCCTCCCAACCTTATGAGCATCAAATCCGACAAATGGATCCGCCGCATGGCGGAGCAGCACGGCATGATCGAGCCGTTCGAGCCAGGCCAGGTCCGGGAGGCCGACGGGCGCAAGATCGTGTCGTACGGCACCTCGAGCTACGGCTACGACATCCGCTGCGCCGACGAATTCAAGATCTTCACCAATATCAACAGCACCATCGTCGACCCGAAGAACTTCGACGAGAAGTCCTTCGTCGACTTCAAGGGCGAGGTCTGCATCATCCCGCCCAACTCGTTCGCGCTGGCGCGCACGATGGAATACTTCCGCATCCCGCGCAGCGTGCTGACCATCTGCCTGGGCAAGAGCACCTACGCCCGCTGCGGCATCATCGTCAACGTGACGCCGTTCGAGCCGGAATGGGAAGGCTATGTGACGCTGGAGTTCTCGAACACCACGCCGCTGCCGGCCAAGATCTACGCCGGCGAGGGTTGCGCCCAGGTCTTGTTCTTCGAGAGCGACGAGATCTGCGAGACCTCGTACGCCGACCGGGGCGGCAAGTACCAGGGCCAGCACGGTGTCACACTGCCGAAGACCTGAGCGCATTACAATCCGGCGTCTGCCGGCACGGCGCGCCTGCCAGGGCCGCCAAACCTGACGTGAGAGCCACATGCCGCCGTCGCAGGGAACCCCTGCGGGCCATGTGGCTCAAGTCCTTTATGTCCTGCTTTCCATCAAGGATGCCCGATGAAATTCCGCTTCCCCGTCATCATCATTGACGAAGACTTCCGCTCCGAGAACATCTCCGGCTCCGGCATCCGCGCGCTGGCCGAGGCGATCGA
It encodes the following:
- a CDS encoding molybdopterin-dependent oxidoreductase, with the protein product MILTRKRAAQGASARLADGLASRPESASGRLSQRLAASLAGAMPTMDRRGFLKRSGIGVGAGLAAGQLTLLRKADAADDKKAAAGDGKTGIVVRRTVCGHCSVGCAVDAVVQNGVWIRQEPVFDSPLNMGAHCAKGAALREHGHGEYRLKYPMKLVNGKYQRIGWDQALDEITAKMKEIRQQSGPDSMFFVGSSKHSNEQSYLMRKWVSFFGTNNTDHQARICHSTTVAGVANTWGYGAMTNSYNDMQNSKAALYIGSNAAEAHPVSMLHLLHAKENGCKVIVVDPRFTRTAAKAHHYVRIRSGTDIPFLFGVLYHIFKNGWEDQKYLNDRVYGMDKIKEEVLAKWTPDKVEEVTGVPEAQVYLVAETMAKNRPSTLVWCMGQTQHTIGNAMVRASCIVQLALGNIGVSGGGANIFRGHDNVQGATDVGPNPDSLPGYYGLATGAWKHYAAVWGVDYEWIKKQFVSQAMMEKSGTTVSRWIDIVTEKNELIDQDNNVRGVFFWGHAPNSQTRGLEMKKALDKLDLLVVVDPYPSATAAMANMPPAEGDKVNPNRAVYLLPAATQFETSGSCTASNRSLQWREKVIEPLFESMPDHTIMQAFADKLGFGKELSKNYKMIEVKRAGRTWMEPEPESILREINASNWTIGYTGQSPERLKAHMRNMQMFDVKTLRCKSGKDPVTGYDLTGDYFGLPWPCYGTPELKHPGSPNLYDTTKHVMDGGGNFRANFGVERDGVNLLAEDGSHSLGAEITTGYPEFDHVLLKKLGWWDDLTDAEKAKAEGKNWKTDLSGGIQRVVLKNHGCHPFGNAKARAVVWNFPDPIPQHREPLYSTRPDMVAKYPTHDDKMAFWRLPTLYKSVQQRNLENKVAEKFPIILTSGRLVEYEGGGEETRSNPWLAELQQENFVEINPRAASDRGIRNGDYCWVKTPTGATLKVRALVTERVGPDTAFIPFHFSGWWQGKDLKDYYPEGAMPVVRGEAVNTATTYGYDSVTMMQETKTTICQIERFA
- a CDS encoding formate dehydrogenase accessory sulfurtransferase FdhD; protein product: MTLRPELTQAAVPLIEEVEVVDEQGRVRAAYLPGERPLTVYLDKRELVTLMTLGGAPEHLVLGYLRNQRLVESIEDIAAVQVDWETESAAVTTRTGVDRIEERTARRVVTTGCGQGTVFGSLLDEVDSIRLPVGAMLDQDTLYGIIDTIRLQQSVYKQAGSVHGCALFQGTELLMFVEDVGRHNAVDAIAGRMWLEGMSGGDKIFYTTGRLTSEMVIKGAQMGIPFLLSRSGVTQMGYQMARRVNLTLFARCTGKHFLLYTGRERFRHRQPEDVVA
- the dcd gene encoding dCTP deaminase; translation: MSIKSDKWIRRMAEQHGMIEPFEPGQVREADGRKIVSYGTSSYGYDIRCADEFKIFTNINSTIVDPKNFDEKSFVDFKGEVCIIPPNSFALARTMEYFRIPRSVLTICLGKSTYARCGIIVNVTPFEPEWEGYVTLEFSNTTPLPAKIYAGEGCAQVLFFESDEICETSYADRGGKYQGQHGVTLPKT
- a CDS encoding formate dehydrogenase subunit gamma; the protein is MTPSHNRCRAGGWRGWLAAGALALAAVAGNAAAQAPAPAPGPSTGPATASANADANNPATHPAQPLAGIASENIFNIPPRDIAAEARSQQQRSVTQPGNNAPMWREVNSDQRHYSSLPDKEAGVLIQRTGQSWRLFRNGVITVWGGWLLLIVPVAILGFFLWRGTIPLRTPKTGRMIERFTPLERIVHWTMAISFVVLAVSGIVMLLGKHFLLPLMGHMLFGWLSYILKNLHNVVGPIFTLSVIVAFVVFLRDNLPSRDDLRWVTSLGGLASGKHVPSGRFNAGEKMWFWVGVFVFGLVLSASGWVLDMIVPGMDYYRATMQIANVIHGISAVLMIAMACGHIYMGTIGMEGAYRAMRDGWVDEAWAKEHHELWYDDIKSGKIPAQRSASPDAAAARPARQSPGEA
- the fdh3B gene encoding formate dehydrogenase FDH3 subunit beta, whose protein sequence is MARMKFICDAERCIECNSCVTACKNEHEVPWGVNRRRVVTVNDGMVGAEKSISVACMHCSDAPCMAVCPVDCFYRTEDGVVLHDKDVCIGCGYCSYACPFGAPQFPSTGTFGVRGKMDKCTFCAGGPEKNGSEAEFEKYGRNRLAEGKLPLCAEMCSTKALLGGDGDVIADILRNRVIKRGTGGDVFGWGTAYGNAQAQAGAKPGAPAQQPAPAPAAPAAPAAPAATAPAGGKAS